One region of Gilliamella sp. ESL0405 genomic DNA includes:
- the nifJ gene encoding pyruvate:ferredoxin (flavodoxin) oxidoreductase yields MIISDANSAVSSVAYRANEVIAIYPITPSSSMAEQASTWAEFDKPNVFGDIPKVVEMQSEAGAISTVHGALMTGALSTSFTSSQGLLLMIPSLYKIAGELTPFVLHVAARSIATHALSIFGDHSDVMAVRQTGFAMLCSSSVQEAQDMALISQIATLNSRVPFVHFFDGFRTSHEVNKIHPISDDDIRQLLPTDAIDAFRARALTPDKPVTRGTSANPDTFFQCREAVNPYYHQTYQHVVDAMQAFAKQTGRKYQPFEYYGANDAERIIVIMGSGASTTKEVVDHLLQNNEKVGVVIVRLFRPFSAKHLLAVIPETVQKIAVLDRTKEPGAQAEPLYLDIMTAFAESFSQGERQTLPKIIGGRYGLSSKEFDPRCVLAIFAELVSDNPKPRFTVGIYDDITGLSLPLPTESIAQKSALEALFYGLGSDGTVSATKNNIKIIGDSSPFYVQGYFVYDSKKAGGLTTSHLRVSLEPIDSPYLITSAHFIGCHQDQFIDKYQIVDKLKDDGIFLLNTPYSKEEVWHRLPKEVQVQLIKKRAHFYIVNAAKIARECNLGARINTVMQAAFFHLSEIFKNDFSIAQLKEVIAKSYSSKGQDLVENNWKALDLAIASLEQIPLSCVDQSSQSMPPAVPDNAPDFVKTVTAAMLAGLGDTLPVSAFPPDGTWPVGTTKWEKRNIAEAIPIWQPELCTQCNHCAVACPHAAIRAKVVQPDEMLNAPDTLQSLEVKARDMKGQRYVLQVAPEDCTGCNLCVEVCPARDRNNFEIKAINMQSRIDNLQTQRTNYNYFTALPDREMKTLERIDIRTSQLLTPLFEYSGACAGCGETPYIKLLTQLYGDHLAIANATGCSSIYGGNLPASPYTTDRNGRGPAWANSLFEDNAEFALGYRISYDQHKKRSLRLLEHVAGEISPEIVLALQSAETPIDEKRQQVKILREQLAHIESNEAKELIQNADYLIDKSVWAIGGDGWAYDIGFGGLDHVMSLTENVNILVLDTQCYSNTGGQQSKATPMGAVSKFADLGKHKARKDLGVSVMMYGHVYVAQVALGSQLNQTLKALQEAEAYSGPSLVIAYSPCEEHGYDLSKSHEQMKDLVKSGFWTLYRYDPRRMAEGKPGLVLDSKTPNSEALTNILLKEQRFRRLETLEPQVADTLHERSTKMVESKYKFLQMLATYSDIETPADS; encoded by the coding sequence CATGCTTTATCAATATTTGGTGATCACTCCGATGTCATGGCAGTGCGACAAACTGGTTTTGCTATGCTCTGCTCAAGCTCTGTTCAAGAAGCGCAGGATATGGCGTTAATTTCACAAATTGCCACCTTAAACAGTCGTGTACCGTTTGTACACTTTTTTGACGGCTTTCGAACTTCTCATGAAGTGAATAAAATTCACCCTATTAGCGATGATGATATCCGCCAATTATTACCAACTGATGCCATTGACGCATTTCGTGCTCGTGCCTTAACGCCTGATAAACCGGTTACTCGAGGCACATCGGCCAATCCCGATACCTTCTTTCAATGTCGAGAGGCGGTTAATCCTTATTATCATCAAACTTATCAACATGTTGTTGATGCGATGCAGGCTTTTGCAAAACAAACCGGCCGCAAATATCAACCTTTTGAATACTACGGCGCAAATGATGCTGAACGTATTATCGTGATTATGGGCTCCGGTGCCAGCACCACAAAAGAAGTAGTCGATCATCTGTTGCAAAATAACGAAAAAGTTGGGGTTGTGATTGTTAGATTGTTCCGCCCTTTTTCAGCTAAACATCTACTGGCAGTTATCCCCGAAACGGTACAAAAAATTGCTGTATTAGATCGCACCAAAGAGCCAGGAGCACAAGCCGAACCACTCTATTTAGATATTATGACGGCCTTTGCTGAAAGTTTTTCTCAAGGAGAACGGCAAACACTACCGAAAATTATCGGCGGACGTTATGGTTTATCCTCAAAAGAGTTTGATCCACGTTGCGTATTGGCTATTTTTGCTGAACTAGTATCGGACAATCCAAAACCACGTTTTACCGTGGGTATTTATGATGATATCACCGGCTTATCTTTACCATTACCGACCGAATCCATCGCCCAAAAATCGGCACTTGAAGCGCTATTTTATGGACTCGGTAGTGACGGCACGGTTTCGGCTACCAAAAACAATATTAAAATTATTGGTGATAGTTCACCGTTTTATGTTCAAGGTTACTTTGTATATGACTCTAAAAAGGCTGGCGGGTTAACAACCTCGCATTTGCGAGTCAGTTTAGAACCGATTGATTCGCCTTACTTGATCACCAGTGCTCACTTTATTGGCTGTCATCAAGATCAGTTTATCGATAAATATCAGATCGTTGATAAATTAAAAGATGACGGTATCTTCTTACTTAACACCCCTTACAGTAAAGAGGAAGTTTGGCACCGCTTACCCAAAGAGGTACAAGTACAATTAATTAAAAAACGGGCACACTTTTATATCGTTAATGCGGCAAAAATTGCCCGTGAATGCAACTTAGGTGCCAGAATTAATACCGTAATGCAAGCGGCCTTCTTTCACCTGTCTGAAATCTTCAAAAATGATTTTAGTATTGCTCAATTAAAAGAGGTGATAGCAAAAAGCTACAGTAGCAAAGGACAAGATTTAGTCGAAAACAACTGGAAAGCGCTTGATTTGGCCATTGCTTCGCTTGAACAAATTCCATTAAGTTGTGTTGATCAAAGCAGTCAATCAATGCCACCGGCCGTACCGGATAATGCACCTGATTTTGTTAAAACGGTCACAGCAGCAATGTTAGCTGGCTTAGGGGACACTTTACCGGTATCGGCATTTCCGCCTGACGGCACTTGGCCGGTTGGCACAACAAAATGGGAAAAACGCAATATTGCCGAAGCAATCCCAATTTGGCAACCGGAACTTTGTACCCAATGTAACCATTGTGCTGTTGCCTGTCCGCATGCGGCAATCCGTGCCAAAGTTGTTCAACCCGATGAGATGTTAAATGCACCTGACACCTTACAGTCGCTTGAAGTGAAAGCAAGAGATATGAAAGGACAACGCTATGTATTGCAAGTCGCTCCGGAAGACTGCACAGGCTGTAACTTATGTGTTGAGGTTTGCCCGGCAAGAGACAGAAATAACTTCGAGATAAAAGCAATTAACATGCAATCACGAATCGATAACCTACAAACCCAGCGTACTAACTATAATTACTTTACCGCGTTACCTGATCGTGAAATGAAAACACTCGAACGGATCGATATTCGAACTTCGCAACTGCTTACGCCACTATTTGAATATTCCGGCGCTTGTGCTGGCTGTGGTGAGACGCCTTACATTAAACTATTAACTCAGCTGTACGGTGATCATCTGGCAATCGCTAATGCAACGGGTTGTTCATCTATCTACGGTGGTAACTTACCGGCTTCCCCGTATACCACCGATCGTAATGGGCGAGGTCCGGCTTGGGCAAACTCATTGTTTGAAGATAACGCTGAATTTGCTTTAGGCTATCGTATTAGCTACGATCAACACAAAAAACGCAGTTTGCGTTTGTTGGAACATGTTGCCGGCGAAATATCACCTGAAATTGTCTTAGCGCTACAATCAGCCGAAACCCCAATTGACGAAAAACGTCAGCAAGTTAAGATATTACGTGAACAACTTGCCCATATCGAATCCAATGAAGCAAAAGAGCTGATACAAAACGCCGATTATTTAATTGACAAATCAGTCTGGGCAATTGGTGGCGACGGTTGGGCATATGATATCGGATTTGGTGGGCTTGACCATGTGATGAGCTTAACTGAAAATGTGAATATCTTAGTGTTAGATACACAATGTTACTCTAATACCGGTGGTCAACAATCCAAAGCAACGCCAATGGGAGCGGTATCTAAATTTGCTGATTTAGGTAAGCATAAAGCGCGTAAAGATTTAGGTGTTAGCGTGATGATGTATGGTCATGTGTATGTGGCACAAGTCGCATTAGGTTCACAACTCAACCAAACACTAAAAGCCTTACAAGAAGCCGAAGCTTATAGTGGACCTTCACTGGTTATCGCTTACAGCCCTTGTGAAGAGCACGGCTACGATCTGTCTAAATCACACGAACAGATGAAAGATCTCGTCAAATCGGGCTTCTGGACACTCTACCGATACGATCCTCGCCGCATGGCAGAGGGTAAACCGGGACTGGTGTTAGATTCTAAAACGCCAAACAGTGAAGCATTGACCAACATCTTGCTGAAAGAGCAACGCTTCCGTCGCTTAGAAACATTAGAGCCGCAAGTTGCTGATACTTTACACGAACGCTCGACCAAAATGGTAGAGTCTAAATATAAATTCCTACAAATGTTAGCAACTTATTCAGATATCGAAACACCAGCTGATAGCTAG
- a CDS encoding C40 family peptidase produces the protein MNKRFLITALLFCLFTLFGCSTSQGQVSTKNSKSDPQMLAKIESHYKKWKKTPYRYGGTTLAGSDCSGLVMNFFKNRLSKNLPRSAAEQAKLGYKVTQPKAGDLVFFKTGRSRSGLHVGIYYDNGKFLHASTSKGVIYSNLNEDYWKKHYWMTRRITDK, from the coding sequence TTGAATAAGCGTTTTTTAATCACTGCATTACTTTTTTGCCTTTTTACTTTATTTGGTTGTAGCACTAGTCAAGGGCAAGTGTCGACAAAAAACTCTAAATCTGATCCACAAATGTTGGCTAAAATTGAGTCACACTACAAAAAGTGGAAAAAAACACCTTACCGCTATGGTGGAACAACGTTAGCAGGGAGTGATTGTTCCGGTTTAGTGATGAATTTTTTCAAAAACCGACTTTCTAAAAACTTACCAAGAAGCGCGGCGGAGCAGGCTAAATTGGGCTATAAAGTTACCCAACCAAAAGCAGGGGATTTAGTATTTTTCAAAACTGGACGAAGCCGTAGTGGTTTACATGTCGGTATCTATTATGACAATGGTAAATTCTTACATGCTTCAACTTCCAAAGGGGTTATCTACTCAAATCTGAATGAAGATTATTGGAAAAAACACTATTGGATGACTCGCCGAATAACCGATAAATAA
- a CDS encoding DUF3482 domain-containing protein — translation MLTTLKLAVVGHANVGKTSLLRALSRNSHFGDVSDKPGTTRHVESIKLPLAHDQSIIFYDTPGLEDSLALYEYINQIVPANAKLDGVDKLTFFLQSPEAENLFNQEAKVIRQVLNSDAAIYVIDVREPILDKYHDELAILANSDKPILAVLNFTAEEKQNEKDWKRLLSRIGIHAIIRFDAIFPPLDGEERLYQSLALLVEPAKEILNHWLAKIAQMRQSRNQTANRIIAEALVDVTAFYEMAKVDDKQAITDMQNKVRQREQTAINQLLKLYQFDSSQESEENLPLIKGRYKADLFNVDALKTVGMHLTKGFVSGATIGASIDLATGGITFGSAALIGGAVGSLMQTAKHYGARMRYQLSGYSKLSVDDVIICFLSLRLIRLKESLNHRSHANLSPIMLSKLDQSEWEKGQLPKSLKVARRYSQWSTLNKGTKRNDKKRQSTIRSVAEQLF, via the coding sequence ATGCTGACAACTTTAAAATTAGCCGTGGTGGGGCATGCAAACGTTGGCAAAACGTCACTATTACGGGCATTAAGTCGCAACAGTCATTTTGGCGATGTTTCCGATAAACCCGGTACAACCCGACATGTAGAATCAATTAAATTACCTTTAGCGCACGATCAATCTATTATTTTTTATGATACACCCGGTTTAGAAGATAGTTTGGCACTTTATGAATATATTAATCAGATAGTGCCGGCTAATGCTAAGCTTGACGGCGTTGACAAATTAACGTTTTTTTTACAAAGCCCGGAGGCAGAAAATCTCTTTAATCAAGAAGCTAAAGTGATTCGACAAGTGTTAAATAGCGATGCGGCGATTTACGTGATAGACGTGCGTGAGCCTATATTAGACAAGTATCATGACGAGCTGGCAATTTTAGCCAATAGCGATAAACCTATTTTAGCAGTGCTTAACTTTACTGCCGAAGAAAAACAAAATGAAAAGGATTGGAAAAGATTGCTATCTCGAATAGGGATTCATGCTATCATACGCTTTGATGCTATTTTCCCACCACTCGATGGTGAGGAGCGTTTATACCAAAGTTTAGCACTTTTGGTTGAACCAGCAAAAGAGATTTTAAACCATTGGTTAGCTAAGATTGCTCAAATGCGTCAATCTCGTAATCAAACCGCTAATCGGATTATTGCTGAAGCCTTAGTTGATGTGACAGCTTTTTATGAAATGGCTAAAGTTGATGATAAACAAGCCATTACCGATATGCAAAATAAGGTTAGACAACGAGAGCAAACAGCAATCAACCAATTGTTAAAGCTGTATCAATTCGATTCATCGCAAGAGAGTGAAGAGAATTTACCTTTAATCAAAGGTCGTTACAAAGCCGATCTTTTTAATGTTGATGCTTTAAAAACTGTCGGTATGCATTTGACTAAAGGTTTTGTATCAGGTGCTACTATCGGCGCCAGTATTGATTTGGCAACAGGTGGTATTACCTTTGGCTCTGCTGCTTTAATTGGCGGGGCGGTTGGTAGTTTGATGCAAACAGCTAAACATTATGGTGCCAGAATGCGCTATCAGCTTTCTGGATATAGTAAATTAAGCGTCGATGATGTGATTATTTGTTTTCTTTCTTTACGTCTTATTCGACTGAAAGAAAGCCTAAATCATCGAAGCCATGCGAATTTATCGCCGATTATGTTGTCTAAATTAGACCAGAGCGAATGGGAAAAAGGACAGTTACCTAAATCTCTTAAGGTAGCAAGACGATATTCACAGTGGTCGACTTTAAACAAGGGAACAAAAAGAAATGATAAGAAGAGACAATCAACAATTAGGAGTGTTGCCGAGCAGCTCTTTTAA